A section of the Syntrophales bacterium genome encodes:
- a CDS encoding PilZ domain-containing protein, translating to MIDELEKRKFWRLECPVEVTAEIVSAQEVAKGLPRLHIKSRNISKGGICLETKSIEVDGVNLLSGSPFARENRLHLIIEITPEEPPLVATGEVRWYDIAHDIPDFICRLGVAFIEIKDGGKDQLARFLEKHQNKKGYFHKLLNKG from the coding sequence ATGATTGATGAGTTGGAAAAGAGAAAATTCTGGCGCCTTGAATGCCCTGTGGAAGTTACGGCCGAGATTGTATCTGCTCAGGAGGTGGCGAAAGGCCTGCCTCGACTGCATATCAAAAGCCGAAATATTTCAAAAGGCGGGATCTGTCTCGAAACAAAGTCCATCGAGGTGGATGGCGTCAACTTGCTTTCAGGATCTCCCTTTGCGCGGGAAAACCGTTTACACCTCATTATAGAGATCACCCCTGAAGAGCCACCGTTGGTGGCAACAGGTGAGGTTCGATGGTATGACATTGCCCATGACATCCCCGACTTCATCTGTCGGTTGGGGGTTGCATTCATAGAGATCAAGGACGGTGGGAAAGATCAGCTTGCAAGGTTTCTGGAAAAACATCAAAACAAAAAGGGATATTTTCATAAATTATTGAATAAGGGATGA